A window of Puntigrus tetrazona isolate hp1 chromosome 11, ASM1883169v1, whole genome shotgun sequence contains these coding sequences:
- the ctdspl3 gene encoding CTD small phosphatase-like protein 2: protein MRLRSRNILNEVPTTPCRRRRAAPETPGPQTPPLQTQDEVKVLQDRLNLDPDDVPTVAKRPRRRRKALSTVDNKESDFKTPVRHLRERHSSLNPAARSLYSPVVHFLTPPRDREQPNTSPMFSPEHCVFGYSAASPLSEDEENEEVFSPFTFIKNIPNRSQQSRPVSAVRDIPPKTRSTPAATLVLDLDETLVFSSLNVIHDAEYTFSTRFQDHKYKVYVILRPYVKEFLQAMTKHFEMFVYTSAKKEYAEKIVDILDPTKKLFRHRLYQDDCACVLGHYIKDLSVLERDLSKTVILDNAPHTFPYHLMNMIPIKSWNGAQEDRELQKLVPYMEKLVHADDIRSVLKKRTDHFHRLLSED, encoded by the exons ATGAGACTGCGCTcgagaaatattttaaatgaagtgcCGACGACGCCGTGCCGCCGCCGTCGAGCAGCACCGGAGACCCCGGGACCGCAGACACCGCCGCTCCAGACCCAG GATGAAGTTAAAGTTCTTCAAGACCGCTTGAATCTGGACCCTGATGATGTCCCAACAGTAGCAAAACGTCCACGAAGGAGGAGAAAAGCTTTATCAACTGTTGACAATAAAG AGTCTGATTTCAAGACCCCAGTCCGTCACCTCCGGGAAAGGCATTCGTCGTTGAATCCTGCTGCTAGAAGCCTTTATTCTCCCGTGGTGCACTTTCTCACACCTCCACGAGACA GAGAGCAGCCAAACACAAGTCCCATGTTCAGTCCTGAACACTGTGTGTTTGGCTACAGTGCTGCCAGCCCTCTTTCAGAGGATGAAGAGAATGAAGAAGTGTTCAGCCC TTTTACGTTTATTAAGAACATTCCCAATCGTTCACAACAGTCCAGGCCGGTCTCAGCGGTGCGGGACATCCCACCAAAGACGAGGAGCACGCCTGCTGCTACCCTGGTGCTCGATCTG GACGAAACCCTGGTGTTCAGTTCACTGAATGTGATTCATGATGCAGAATACACCTTCAGTACCCGCTTTCAAGATCATAAGTACAAG GTCTATGTGATTCTCAGACCATATGTCAAAGAGTTTCTGCAAGCCATGACCAAACATTTTGAG ATGTTTGTCTACACGTCTGCAAAAAAGGAATATGCAGAGAAGATTGTGGATATATTGGACCCTACAAAAAAGCTCTTTAG GCACCGCTTGTATCAGGACGATTGTGCCTGTGTGCTCGGACACTACATTAAAGACTTGAGCGTCCTGGAGAGGGACCTGTCAAAGACGGTCATCCTGGACAACGCCCCGCACACCTTCCCATATCAC CTGATGAATATGATTCCCATAAAAAGCTGGAATGGAGCTCAAGAGGACCGTGAGCTGCAAAAGCTTGTTCCTTACATGGAGAAACTAGTGCATGCG gaTGACatcagaagtgttttaaagaagAGAACCGATCACTTCCACAGGCTGCTTTCTGAAGACTAA